From the genome of Solanum lycopersicum chromosome 7, SLM_r2.1:
GAAGCTGGCCCGGGATTGGTTCATTGgccaaaattatttatttaaggataacatataaaaaaatttactaatgtATGAGCTAATTATTTAGATGTTCGCTATGTTGCAATAAGATTTTGGTGTgtctagatacatgtatatcaGGATCATGGACTCAAACTTAAGTGTAATTTATTATAGACACACTCTATCCAAGTAGATCCACATGTATCTGGGATACATAGACAAATCTTGCACCCTTGCCTCCCTCGATATCACTCGCCATTCTCTTTTCTCGCTCGCGTATATGAAATGCAtcacactagatacatgtatctcgcGTGACTAGTATCCTAGATACATGTAATCATACTATATCTTTTGCTAGTGTTATTGAAAAAATACCAttgtttataatattaaaattcaaaatcttcttattttcttgatgttatgaattttaagtttttttttttttaaaaaaaagagaaggccTAGCCCGCCCCATCTCTCGGCTCTTCACCATTAGGCCAAAGGTAACACTTATGTTAACGGATCAAAAgttgatatatacatataaaattttaaaaactgatTAATTATTTAGGTCACTTTAGAATTTTGTAATGTTATATTTGTGTTGAATATGTACATATGATTTTCACAATCTTCTCCTTGATCTTTCAACGCGATTTTCATTGTTAATGTCATgttatgacaatttttttatatattatatgtataattattataaaaataaggcttaaaatatatttaaacttaAATCGAAATTATAGtaatatcaaattttgaaaatgactTTTTATCCCTACGTTAGTTAATAgtgtatttaaaatatatatatatacccaggttgacaaaaaaattatataactataaatagtaatgtgtccATGTAGacatatatatacctttaaaacacactattaaatagtacagaaataaaaatattccatAAAATTAGATATCGTAACaataatttcaatcaaaattaaaatactttcaGACACTATTCCCATTATTATAAATAGAAACGTAAAAACTCATATTTTACTACAACCGATGTATTTCAAGCTTGCATTATTAGATAGATATATAGTTTTGCAACAACCGtctctttttaattaattgtattaCTACATAGACATTTAGTTTTGTACATGTTAGGAAGTTGCATCTGTAACATATACtatcatctttttaaaattgttaattatttagctatagaaaataaattaagatttgATTTATTAGAATACATTATTTAGTTTCCTAATTAAAAAAcgttataaataattattatcatgttCAATCAATTGAATTTTTGGCCAAAACCATTCTTAAACTATACCCCAAAATTAAACTACACCCTTAAAGTATCATTCTTTGAAGAAAtatccttaaaatattttaaagtgaatAATTTTTATCCTTTTGTTAGATATCCTCGAAAAACTAAGGGATCATACAAAAACATGAGGAGTTCACATGACCATTAACAAAGTTTTCTTGCATAATTTCATTATCTGCTACAAGATCTAAAAGACTTATTAAAAATCATAGACATTATTGCTTAccgaaacaaaaaaatatttgtaaggTGTGTGGATACATGATCTGCTCTTTTTCTCATTTAGTAACGGAAAGAAGTTGgagcttaattatttttacatttttcatagtCAAACTGTATTAGATAAATAATCTTTGGCCAATCAGATATTGAATAATCAAAATATCGATTATATCTCGCATTTGAATTTCATTCTACATCATTAGGAGTGAATGTCTTCAACCAATGCCGCTTGTAGAATATTCAGTTGAGAAGAAACGTATTtcaattaataagaaaaaatatttcaactaagaatatttttaatatcaaattatatggagaaaaaaaaaaggtgacaaattaaaagattttgcaTTATGCTAAACTCAATTaccaaaaaatttatgatttgtatttttggcatatctaagaataataattatgaatgGATAACTTGATTATTGTGGGATTTGTTagttttcttataataaatTCAAGTAGGATGAAAAATattcactttaaaataattaaagaatgttttctgttaaaaataatacattaaaaatgtaattaaaatttaaattattgtttaagGACGATTTTCATCAAAAACTCATAATCCACTCATAATAAGGAGTGCTAATTAGCCCTTAGCTCATTAGTTTGTTATGCTTCTGAGTTATAAACTTTTTTATCGGGTCAGATCCgctttctctaaattttttttataaatctctCGAATtccatcaaaatattttaaagatatataaattaatctttatttcaaatataaaaattattatatgaagtatTATTAATGACAACTGTAGAGTGTTTTGAGTTCTTTGTCCGAAGTTTACAAAACAATCACAAATGCCTATACATAAATTTAACACACACAATCCAAACATTTATtttactcttcttcttcttcatcctccattaatatattattttctaaaacacAATTTTTCTGAGCAAATCATTGGCTGACTCCTTAATAAACTTCCAAGCTGAAATTACATGTCTATCCTCAGTGAACGTCGCACCTACTGCAAACCTTAACATGTATATTCCACCCACTATTGTGTGTGTCATGTAAATTTGACCTGTCGAGTTAACACTATCAAGCAATTTCTTGTTTAAAAACTCGATGTAGCCCGGTTCATGTTCCTTGTTCGGGTTAAACCGAAAGCACACGAGTGAAAAACGTCGTGGCACGACGACATCAAACATGGGATCGGACTTAACGAACCCTTCAAACATTTTGGCCATGCGAACATCGGACCTAATGTGGCTTTGAAGATTGTCTACGCCATAAGTACGCATGACGAACCATAATCGGAGAGACTTGAACTTTCGTCCCGTACCGATTTGCCAGTCTTTATAATCAACAACCGAGTCGTATTCAGATCGTTTATTACGTAAGTACTCGGGATTCGTGCTCAATGTCTTCACTAACACGTTTGGTTCTTTCACCCACATACAACAACAATCTAAGTAACTTAATAGCCACTTATGTGGGCTTAGGCTTAACGAGTCCGCTAGTTCGACTCCGTCCAGATATTGTCTAAACTCTGGACATATACACGCGCTACCTCCATAAGCAGCGTCCACGTGGAACCAAATATTGAATTCCTCAGCCAGCTGACCCAGCTGGCTGAGAGGATCAACTGCTGTTGTGGAAGTGGTCCCAACGGTAGCACAGAGGAAAAGTGGGACCAGTCCAGCAGCAACATCAGCTTCAATAATTCCACGTAGTGCTAGAGGAGATAAAGCGAAATCGCTTTCAATACAAGTTGGTACCACACGAATATTGCATGGGAAAATACCAGCTACCTTGCAGGCTTTGCTATAAGTAGAGTGAGTTTGATCAGAACCGTAGACTACAAATTTTCCTATCTCATCAACACCTATATTCTCGATCTTATGATCACGCGCAGCGATTAACGTACACAGTATAGCTTCACTAGTTGTACTTTGTAGTACACCACCACCCGTGCCAGAAAACATGAAAGTTTTTGGTAATTTCAACGTATTAGCAAGCCAGTCCATGACTACCATTTCCAACTCCGTCATGGCTGGCGAAGCCAGCCAATTAAATCCGACGGAGTTGAAACAATTGCAAAGCATTTCACCTAGAAACGCAGCGGAGCTAACAGTAGCTGGAAAAAATGCGAAGAAATTCGGGCTTAGCCAATGGGTCATACCCGGGATAATATGGTTTTGGACATCTTTCATAATTAAATCGAATGATTCGGGTCGATTAGGGGCGTTTTCGGGTAATTGGGTACGAAGATAACCGGGTTCGACTTGACTTAGAACCGGGTAGGACTCAATATTCTTGTAGTAATCAGCAATGAAGTCCACCATTTGATGGGCTTGGGTACGGAATTCTTCCGGGTCAAGCGGGTTGAATTTTGGGAAGTTGGATTGGGTTTGAGGGTTGTTATTTGAATTAAGGGTTCCCATAATATAATTTTGGGATTAAGTTTAGGGAAAAAAAGGGAATTAGAGAGGGAGATTTTATAGCAAAAGGGGGAAAGACTAAGTATTGGTAGTTAGGAAGAGAGTAATTAGAGTTGAGGAGGATTTGGTATCGTTATAGGCGGAGGCAAGATTAGAAGTTTGGGGATTTGTAAATCGATTTGTTTGGAGGTTTATAAGTTagtatacataattttttaagaattttaaattaagcAGAGTCGTATTCAAGGTTTTAAGATGATGATGCATTATTGTAAAAAGATTAATCTATGATATAAATTTGATCGatttaacattttaaacttttactattaaaaaccgttaatattttaaaattaaaagtctaaaatttattcttttatatatatatatatatattgatgaattaattaaaatgtcaaATATCAATTACGACTTAGGGAACTGTTAAATTTTTGGaagctttctttttttttttcctttttttgtcatttttattaagctttttctttctttcttttttttttttgtcatttttattaatgtatGAAGGTTTTTTTTTCCCATTCattcttatttgtttattagtatttttttttatcaattcgAGTTTGAGAGAGTGAAAATGACAAATGTGAATAATAATAGATCGCAATTTTTTAATGATCCTATTAACATATCTAGTAAAATCATATAAGATTgagagtgtgtttggtacgaaagagaatattttttggaaaatgttttttcaattttctcatatttggttgggacaaaagttctgaaaaatatttttcaaattaaactcattttcctcaaaattacggaaaatgactttccttaaaaaattaaggaaaatattttacaaaactctcctctaattttaaattacatttttctttgggaaaaacatcaatttaaaaaaaaaaattcaattcaaatatttattttttcacccgatCCCTGACCCTCCCCCACCCCTAACTCCACTCCCTCCCGAAAAGatttattttgctttttaaaaatattttcaactttaaatttttatttttaaactcctattCCTCTTCCGCCAGCTCCACTAACAACCCACCCACCCatccccaaaaaaatttattttatttttttaaaatattatcaaattcaaaattttattttttcactcctccCCCCTTCCCCCCAcgccaaaacaaaaaatattttcaatttcataaattattttctactctagtaaaaataaaagatgtctcttaaaaacatttttcattcataaattaaacactaaaaattattttcggaaaatattttctacttaccaacaaaacatgaaaaaataagtccaaaatctatttatttttcaaaaaaaatattttctaggaaaacattttccttcgtaccaaacacaccttGAATAGAGCGTAGATTGTAAGtaggttttattattttttttttcttctttgaaatAGAAAGATCATATACAATTGAATAGAGATAGATCGTAAGtagttttatcatttttttcctctttaaaTAGAAAGAtagtttcttctatttttctctttcttttttttaatataaaaaataaaaaactgtCTCTTTAGTCAATTTAGTGAATATTACTATAACCTGACAATTTAATTTTCCATACACTGCATAGTAGATCGAGGACCCGGTGAAATCGGGATTGAACAATTAATAGTACATAATTGTACAATATgttatttaaattgtataatttatattttatcttattaatatttagaaatcaatttttatAGTATTCGgagaattatatttataaaaaaagatttaacaATCATCTTTAATTGTCACATGtctaatattgatattaataagTTAGGTTTAACTATTTAAGGGCTATAACAATAACTTTTATGGAGTGGAAAAATAGACAATTAATGGAGGACTATAACAACAAGCAATGATGGCTATTTTCCAAAGAAATTAATTACAATAGCAATTCAAAAATAGGCCAAAATACAATTAACCATCCAAACTCATTCAATGGCTATAATACAATTAACcttttaacatatacatattgGTTTGAGGATTTTCGTTTAAGGAGAGAGAgatatttgttaatttattgACGATAGACctattcctaatttttttttgtttttcgaaaataaaaaagaattattttgcaaaaattaaaaaataaaaaaaatttatcccaTACCTCCGCCCCGCCCCGCCCCGCCCCCGTAAAATCACCCCTCCTTCACCTTCCACCAACCtacctctaattttttttttaaaaaaaaaaatgtttttgcaAAAAACGAAGAAAATTTTTTTATCCCCTACCTTCCCCCGTCCATCAATCTACctccaaattaatttttttttcaaaaataaaaagaaaattatttttcccaaaaaaaaaaagaattacacCCCCTCCCTCCGCCACCACAAATCCCCAACACCTTCTACCAACCtattcctaaattttttttcaaaaacaaaaaaatttgtttctgaaaaaataatattaaactttttattttttagcacAATTAAAAACTTTGAGTAAAAGTAGTAAAAATAAGTGATCTATTATGGGTCGAATATGGATATCCATATTTAATCCATTTTGACCATATTTGTAGAAACTCTTAAATTAGTTTGAAACTCATATTTAAGCAATTAAAATATGAGTGATCCAAGCTAATAAATATGATCGAAATGAACTTTTTATTAATATGGGTTGAAATTGCAACCGTAGATGGTTCCCTCACCCATATGATATACGAATCCAAAACTTTCTAGCTAGAGGCTATGATCTCACAGGTAgacttcaaaaaaaatgaaatgtatacagatcttatcattaatttttataaagatattctttttaaaattcttgGCACAAGAAATCAAAACCAGTTAGGAAATagatattgaaaatatattataatgaaaatattggaGAAAGAGAAGTACTAAtaacaaaatgataaatatagtCCAAAGTAAACATAACAACTAACAACagtaataataaaacaataaaagtaagtgataaaatatactagcaaaataataataataattatcatcatcatctcataatcataataacaataataataataataataataataataataataataataataataatacaaaaagagaggaaaaaaagCTAAAACATATTCCTATTGAGTTGGCAAACAGTATTCAATTGATccttttcatataaaaataacataaccaAGAAAAATTATGGAGAACACAAATATTTAGCTTATGTTAGATATTATAGCtatgattttaagaaaattgcAAATTGATGttacaattttcttaatttttgttattcGCATGCTTTTGTATAAATacagaatttgtataatttgatattgattgtataaattcagAATTTTGTATGCTATCTTAGttattagtatataatttatgaaattataataaattaccttgtttgtatattgacaagcgaaatatacaaacaaaGTTCTGAAAAGttcctaaatatataaatacaattgGTGTATCGGCAAGCAAACATGTAGAAATATATAAACCACGATTTCATAGCATACGAAACTATAATTAAAGTACACTATTTACAGAGTTTTactatttctattatatatatatatatatatatatatatatatatatatatataaccaaaACTAGATTGGGCCTAAAATGTGTTCTGATAGACCACTACTTGATAGGATGGGCTTCTCATAAATCTATTATTCTCCATTTGCAGATTAGgtcataaatttttgaaattttttaaaacgtcaatattttgatattgaaa
Proteins encoded in this window:
- the LOC101263431 gene encoding tryptophan decarboxylase TDC1-like encodes the protein MGTLNSNNNPQTQSNFPKFNPLDPEEFRTQAHQMVDFIADYYKNIESYPVLSQVEPGYLRTQLPENAPNRPESFDLIMKDVQNHIIPGMTHWLSPNFFAFFPATVSSAAFLGEMLCNCFNSVGFNWLASPAMTELEMVVMDWLANTLKLPKTFMFSGTGGGVLQSTTSEAILCTLIAARDHKIENIGVDEIGKFVVYGSDQTHSTYSKACKVAGIFPCNIRVVPTCIESDFALSPLALRGIIEADVAAGLVPLFLCATVGTTSTTAVDPLSQLGQLAEEFNIWFHVDAAYGGSACICPEFRQYLDGVELADSLSLSPHKWLLSYLDCCCMWVKEPNVLVKTLSTNPEYLRNKRSEYDSVVDYKDWQIGTGRKFKSLRLWFVMRTYGVDNLQSHIRSDVRMAKMFEGFVKSDPMFDVVVPRRFSLVCFRFNPNKEHEPGYIEFLNKKLLDSVNSTGQIYMTHTIVGGIYMLRFAVGATFTEDRHVISAWKFIKESANDLLRKIVF